A single region of the Lycium barbarum isolate Lr01 chromosome 2, ASM1917538v2, whole genome shotgun sequence genome encodes:
- the LOC132629363 gene encoding receptor-like protein EIX2, giving the protein MGNSSSFRYLRLENNKLTVTLPKSLDQLSVLEDFHIYNNGLEGAVTESHFSELTQLKDFTAYGNNVTLKVNENWIPPFQATYMEIGRWNIGPLFPMWLRTQKMITQVDISDGGIQGEVPTLFWNLSSQTQYLNLSHNQFVGEVPIISIPSWLVGNGDAPWLMYLGSNKFSGPLPLISTTVAELDLSNNSFSKGLSNFLYEAKNGSYKLEILNLGRNYLSVEIPDCWMNWPNLRVLIMRDNNLIGGIPRSIKFLIDLRSFDFRKNRLNGPFPSSLENCTKLNKMDLAENVFVGQLPSWLGMRFPTLIVLILRSNKFDGELPQELCHLKDLQILDLGNNTFGAIILRCISNFSAIVKGKMVLDDDT; this is encoded by the coding sequence ATGGGAAATAGTTCCTCTTTCAGGTATTTGAGACTAGAAAACAATAAACTCACCGTCACTCTTCCAAAAAGTCTTGACCAACTTTCAGTGCTAGAAGACTTTCACATCTATAACAATGGGTTGGAAGGTGCTGTAACAGAAAGTCATTTCTCTGAATTAACACAACTAAAGGACTTCACTGCATATGGAAATAATGTAACTTTAAAAGTGAATGAAAATTGGATTCCACCTTTTCAAGCCACGTACATGGAAATAGGCCGCTGGAATATAGGCCCTCTGTTTCCCATGTGGCTCCGAACTCAGAAGATGATAACGCAAGTTGACATATCAGATGGTGGAATACAAGGTGAGGTTCCAACTTTGTTTTGGAACTTGTCTTCTCAAACTCAATATCTCAATCTTTCTCACAACCAATTTGTTGGTGAGGTTCCAATCATCTCAATACCTTCTTGGTTAGTTGGAAATGGAGATGCTCCTTGGTTAATGTACTTGGGTTCCAACAAATTTAGTGGGCCGTTACCGTTAATTTCAACCACTGTAGCTGAGCTAGATCTTTCGAACAATTCTTTTTCGAAAGGTTTATCTAACTTTTTGTATGAAGCAAAAAATGGATCTTATAAATTGGAAATCTTAAATCTCGGGCGAAACTATTTATCCGTAGAAATTCCGGATTGTTGGATGAATTGGCCAAATTTGAGAGTTTTAATCATGAGGGACAATAACTTGATTGGAGGCATACCAAGATCCATAAAGTTTTTGATTGATTTGCGATCCTTTGACTTTCGAAAAAATAGACTTAATGGTCCATTTCCTTCATCCTTAGAAAACTGCACAAAACTGAATAAAATGGATTTAGCTGAGAATGTGTTTGTTGGACAATTACCATCTTGGTTGGGAATGAGGTTTCCAACCTTGATAGTCCTTATCCTTCGGTCCAATAAATTCGATGGTGAATTGCCTCAAGAACTTTGTCACCTCAAAGATCTTCAGATCTTAGACCTCGGAAACAATACATTCGGTGCGATCATACTGAGATGTATTAGCAATTTCAGTGCAATTGTCAAAGGAAAAATGGTATTGGATGATGATACGTAA